Proteins encoded in a region of the Phacochoerus africanus isolate WHEZ1 chromosome 8, ROS_Pafr_v1, whole genome shotgun sequence genome:
- the FBXO2 gene encoding F-box only protein 2: MDGDGDPESVCQPEEASPEEQKEACTEEAGAEDEGEEEEAAYLDELPEPLLLRVLAELPAAQLVQACRLVCLRWKELVDGAPLWLLKCQQEGLVPEGGTEDERDHWQQFYFLSKRRRNLLRNPCGEEDLEGWSDVEHGGDGWRVEELPGDSGLEFIHDESVKKYFASSFEWCRKAQVVDLQAEGYWEELLDTTQPAIVVKDWYSGRRDAGCLYELTVKLLSEHEDVLAEFNSGQVVVPQDNDDGWIEISHTFTDYGPGVRFVRFEHGGQDRVYWKGWFGARVTNSSVWVEP, encoded by the exons ATGGACGGAGACGGTGACCCAG AGAGCGTGTGCCAGCCGGAGGAGGCAAGCCCGGAGGAGCAGAAGGAGGCGTGCACGGAGGAGGCGGGTGCCGAGgacgagggggaggaggaggaggcggcgtaCCTGGATGAGCTGCCCGAGCCGCTGCTGCTGCGCGTGCTGGCCGAGCTGCCGGCGGCCCAGCTGGTGCAGGCCTGCCGCCTGGTGTGCCTGCGCTGGAAGGAGCTGGTGGACGGCGCCCCCCTGTGGCTGCTCAAGTGCCAGCAGGAGGGGCTGGTGCCCGAGGGCGGCACCGAGGACGAGCGCGACCACTGGCAGCAGTTCTACTTCCTGAGCAAGAGGAGGCGCAACCTGCTGCGCAACCCATGCGGGGAAG AGGACTTGGAGGGCTGGAGCGATGTGGAGCACGGTGGCGACGGCTGGAGGGTGGAGGAGCTGCCTGGAGACTCTGGTCTGGAATTCATCCATGATGAGAGCGTCAAGAAGTACTTCGCCTCCTCCTTTGA GTGGTGTCGCAAAGCGCAGGTCGTTGACCTGCAGGCTGAGGGCTACTGGGAGGAGCTGCTGGACACCACTCAGCCGGCCATCGTGGTGAAGGACTG GTACTCTGGCCGCAGAGACGCCGGCTGCCTGTACGAGCTCACGGTGAAGCTGCTGTCGGAGCACGAGGACGTACTGGCCGAGTTCAACAGCGGGCAGGTGGTAGTGCCGCAGGACAACGACGACGGGTGGATTGAG aTCTCCCACACCTTCACCGACTACGGGCCTGGCGTCCGCTTCGTTCGCTTCGAGCATGGGGGACAGGACCGCGTCTACTGGAAGGGCTGGTTCGGGGCCCGAGTGACCAACAGCAGCGTGTGGGTAGAGCCCTGA